Proteins co-encoded in one Nonlabens agnitus genomic window:
- a CDS encoding isopenicillin N synthase family dioxygenase, with amino-acid sequence MTNIPSVDLADFLSDDPERKKKFIDEIGKAYEEIGFVALKNHFLSDELVEKLYAQVEKFFQLPVETKESYERPELGGQRGYVSFGKEHAKGKKEGDLKEFWHFGQEPSDDADLTETYPDNVKVKELPEFNKTGMEAYRMLEKTGIYVLRALALHIGLQENYFDHWASNGNSILRPIHYPPITSEPENAVRAGAHGDINLITLLMGASAPGLQVQRRDGEWLDAIAQEDELVINVGDMLQRHTNNKLRSTIHRVVNPPRELWHTHRYSIPFFLHPRSDMRLDCLEECIDEDHPKQYEDITAGEFLHQRLVEIGLIKK; translated from the coding sequence ATGACAAACATACCTAGCGTGGATCTTGCAGATTTCCTAAGCGATGATCCAGAGAGAAAAAAGAAATTTATTGATGAAATTGGAAAGGCCTATGAAGAGATAGGTTTTGTGGCGCTTAAAAACCACTTTCTTTCTGATGAGTTGGTAGAAAAGTTATATGCACAGGTTGAAAAATTCTTTCAGCTGCCTGTGGAAACAAAGGAATCCTATGAGCGTCCAGAATTAGGCGGCCAGCGTGGATATGTTTCTTTTGGGAAAGAACATGCCAAAGGAAAAAAAGAAGGTGATTTGAAAGAGTTCTGGCATTTTGGTCAAGAGCCTAGCGATGACGCAGACCTTACGGAAACCTATCCGGATAACGTCAAAGTCAAAGAACTACCCGAATTCAACAAAACAGGAATGGAAGCTTATAGAATGCTGGAGAAAACCGGTATTTATGTACTTAGAGCTTTGGCACTGCACATAGGACTTCAAGAAAATTACTTTGATCACTGGGCCAGTAATGGGAACTCTATTTTGAGACCTATTCACTATCCACCTATTACCAGCGAGCCAGAAAATGCGGTACGTGCCGGTGCCCATGGTGATATTAACTTGATTACTTTGTTAATGGGCGCGAGCGCTCCTGGATTACAGGTACAACGTCGTGATGGTGAATGGCTGGATGCCATCGCCCAGGAAGATGAATTAGTGATCAACGTAGGTGATATGTTGCAGCGACACACCAACAATAAGTTGCGATCTACCATTCACCGAGTTGTAAATCCACCAAGAGAATTATGGCATACACACCGCTACTCTATTCCGTTCTTTTTACATCCACGTAGTGATATGAGATTGGATTGTTTGGAAGAGTGTATTGATGAGGATCACCCTAAACAATATGAAGACATCACTGCAGGTGAGTTTTTACACCAACGATTAGTGGAAATAGGACTGATCAAGAAATAG
- a CDS encoding acyl carrier protein, with translation MTKEEIQDKLYSIVKIYLPQDVDASAIQPDSHLMNDLNINSAHLVDVALDVEDAFDITLDEKDMEEMQTVNDAVRIVQKKTA, from the coding sequence ATGACTAAAGAAGAAATACAGGATAAACTCTATTCTATTGTGAAAATCTATTTGCCTCAAGATGTGGATGCAAGCGCGATCCAACCAGACAGTCACTTAATGAATGATTTAAACATCAATAGCGCCCATCTAGTAGACGTGGCTTTAGATGTTGAAGATGCTTTTGATATCACACTGGATGAAAAGGACATGGAAGAAATGCAAACCGTCAATGACGCTGTACGGATCGTGCAAAAGAAAACGGCTTGA
- a CDS encoding alpha-ketoacid dehydrogenase subunit alpha/beta → MESQNLISIPQEINQELALELYQGMLLPRLIEEKMLILLRQGRISKWFSGIGQEAIAVGVTMAMQSDEYILPMHRNLGVFTSRGIPLWKLFAQWQGKLEGFTKGRDRSFHFGTQEYKIIGMISHLGPQLGVADGIALAQKLRNNQKATVVFTGEGGTSEGDFHEALNVASVWDLPVLFCIENNGYGLSTPTSEQYRCENLADRAIGYGMESHVIDGNNIIEVYQKTSQILEDMRMNPRPVLIEFKTFRRRGHEEASGTKYVPDELMDYWEQRDPVRMLERELLDKQYITPAEILEWSDEIKSQIEDHLNIAFAKAEPNSTIEKELADVYKPVTYNNTTSNGETENIRFVDAIHKGLKSAMRAHEDLIIMGQDIADYGGVFKITDGFLEEFGKDRVRNTPICESAIVEVAMGLSIAGMKAVVEMQFADFVSSGFNPIVNYLAKSHYRWNQNADVVIRMPCGAGVGAGPFHSQTNESWFYTIPGLKIVYPSSPADAKGLLIAAIKDPNPVLYFEHKALYRSIYGDVPVDDVEIEIGKARLVCEGKDATIITYGAAVHWILPLIDDFEETMDVLDLRTLSPLDVETILTSVKKTGRVLLVSEDNLTGSVSSDIASMIGESCFEYLDAPVMRIGSIDTPIPFHKDLESDYLPQKRIKESLKSLLEY, encoded by the coding sequence ATGGAATCTCAAAATCTTATTAGCATACCGCAGGAAATCAATCAAGAGCTGGCTTTAGAACTATACCAAGGCATGCTATTACCTAGACTAATAGAAGAAAAAATGCTCATCCTGTTGCGCCAGGGCAGGATTTCAAAATGGTTCTCTGGTATAGGTCAAGAAGCGATCGCTGTAGGTGTAACCATGGCGATGCAATCTGATGAATACATTTTGCCTATGCATAGAAACTTGGGTGTATTCACTTCAAGAGGCATCCCATTGTGGAAACTATTCGCACAGTGGCAAGGCAAGCTGGAAGGTTTTACAAAAGGTCGCGACCGCAGCTTCCATTTTGGGACTCAAGAGTACAAGATTATAGGAATGATCTCGCATCTGGGACCGCAATTGGGTGTCGCCGATGGTATTGCGCTTGCCCAAAAACTAAGAAATAACCAAAAGGCTACCGTGGTTTTTACAGGTGAAGGTGGAACCAGTGAAGGCGATTTTCACGAGGCGCTTAACGTGGCCAGCGTTTGGGATCTTCCCGTTTTGTTTTGTATAGAGAACAACGGTTATGGACTAAGCACCCCAACGTCAGAGCAATACCGTTGTGAAAACCTGGCAGATCGTGCCATAGGTTATGGAATGGAATCGCACGTCATTGATGGTAATAATATCATCGAGGTGTATCAAAAAACCTCACAGATTCTGGAAGACATGAGAATGAATCCGCGGCCTGTTTTGATAGAATTTAAAACCTTTAGGAGACGTGGACATGAAGAGGCCAGCGGTACCAAGTATGTTCCAGATGAGCTCATGGATTACTGGGAACAGCGCGATCCAGTGCGCATGTTGGAGCGGGAACTTTTGGATAAACAATACATTACACCAGCAGAGATCTTGGAATGGAGCGATGAGATCAAGTCACAGATTGAAGATCATTTAAATATCGCTTTCGCGAAAGCGGAACCCAATTCCACCATAGAAAAAGAGTTGGCAGACGTCTACAAACCCGTCACGTATAACAATACAACTTCTAACGGTGAAACGGAGAACATCAGGTTTGTGGATGCCATTCATAAAGGTTTGAAATCTGCCATGCGAGCGCATGAAGACCTGATCATCATGGGACAAGACATCGCAGATTATGGAGGTGTTTTTAAGATTACCGATGGTTTTCTTGAGGAATTTGGCAAGGATCGCGTGCGTAACACGCCTATTTGCGAAAGCGCTATCGTAGAAGTGGCCATGGGATTGAGTATTGCTGGGATGAAGGCGGTTGTAGAAATGCAGTTTGCAGATTTTGTGAGCAGCGGATTTAATCCTATCGTAAATTATCTAGCCAAATCTCATTACCGCTGGAATCAAAATGCAGATGTCGTGATCAGAATGCCTTGTGGTGCTGGTGTTGGCGCTGGTCCGTTTCATTCCCAAACTAATGAATCCTGGTTCTATACTATTCCGGGTTTGAAAATTGTGTATCCATCCAGTCCAGCAGATGCAAAGGGATTATTGATCGCGGCCATCAAAGACCCCAATCCTGTTCTGTACTTTGAGCACAAAGCTTTATATAGGTCTATTTATGGTGATGTGCCCGTTGACGACGTAGAAATTGAAATAGGAAAAGCCCGATTGGTTTGTGAAGGAAAAGATGCGACCATCATCACTTATGGAGCCGCTGTGCATTGGATATTACCGTTAATCGACGATTTTGAAGAGACGATGGATGTGTTAGACTTGAGAACATTATCGCCTCTAGACGTGGAAACCATTCTCACGAGTGTCAAGAAAACCGGTCGAGTGTTGCTGGTCTCTGAAGATAATTTAACTGGTAGCGTTTCCAGTGATATTGCTTCTATGATTGGAGAAAGCTGTTTTGAATACTTGGACGCTCCAGTGATGAGGATAGGTAGTATCGATACACCTATACCGTTCCATAAAGATCTGGAATCAGATTATTTACCGCAAAAGAGAATTAAGGAATCTCTTAAATCTTTGCTGGAGTACTAA
- a CDS encoding 3-hydroxyacyl-ACP dehydratase FabZ family protein — MLLSDLEKIVANLPYGDGFKFVDQLLELTDAHVIGIYRFRESEYFYKHHFTNKPVTPGVILQECMAQIGLACLGSYLLKDQPSKPQFVFTEAHVNFLNQVLPGTTVIVSAKKEYFRFNKLKVVVQMLDENEQKIAEGWMSGMILNQPLDSGD, encoded by the coding sequence ATGTTGTTATCAGATCTTGAAAAAATTGTAGCAAATCTTCCTTATGGCGATGGTTTCAAATTTGTCGATCAACTGTTGGAACTCACTGATGCTCATGTGATTGGGATATATCGCTTTCGCGAAAGCGAATACTTCTACAAACACCATTTTACCAACAAACCCGTCACACCAGGCGTCATTCTACAGGAATGTATGGCTCAAATTGGTCTGGCCTGCCTCGGAAGCTATTTACTTAAGGATCAACCGTCAAAACCTCAATTTGTCTTTACAGAAGCTCACGTCAATTTTTTGAATCAGGTACTGCCTGGAACCACGGTGATCGTAAGTGCCAAAAAGGAATATTTCCGTTTCAATAAGCTTAAAGTTGTCGTTCAAATGCTGGATGAAAACGAACAAAAAATCGCTGAAGGCTGGATGAGTGGTATGATTCTCAATCAACCGCTTGATTCAGGTGACTAA
- a CDS encoding methyltransferase domain-containing protein, protein MRFNYNKRNTEAEWMDDPSMDPHILDTAVADINLCNTYLGGYQFTKKAVLDIIKQNPQKRYRIIDVGCSDGAMLRYLKKELPQYELDLLGVDLSRRSIEKATERSRGIEGVRFRESDIFKTPLKELECDIVLVTLTLHHFGEDVILDFLKRFRQMAGLAVIINDLHRHPVAYGFFKFLSPIFIRNEISIHDGLISVASGFRRADFERYAAALEIDDDRLIWKWSFRYIWIIPTHERKN, encoded by the coding sequence TTGAGATTTAATTACAATAAACGAAACACAGAAGCCGAGTGGATGGATGACCCATCAATGGATCCACACATTCTGGATACGGCCGTGGCAGACATCAATCTGTGCAACACCTATCTAGGCGGTTACCAGTTTACAAAGAAGGCCGTTCTGGATATCATCAAGCAAAATCCTCAGAAAAGGTACCGCATTATTGATGTAGGGTGTAGCGATGGCGCGATGTTGCGGTATTTGAAAAAGGAATTGCCGCAATATGAATTAGATCTTCTGGGCGTTGATCTAAGCAGACGTTCCATAGAAAAAGCCACAGAGAGGAGTAGAGGTATTGAAGGAGTTCGCTTTCGCGAAAGCGATATTTTCAAAACACCTTTAAAAGAGCTAGAATGTGATATCGTGCTGGTAACATTGACCTTGCATCATTTTGGTGAAGATGTCATTCTGGATTTTCTCAAGCGTTTCAGGCAAATGGCTGGTCTGGCAGTAATTATAAATGACCTGCATAGACATCCAGTGGCTTATGGTTTCTTTAAATTTTTAAGCCCTATTTTTATACGTAATGAGATCTCGATCCATGATGGATTGATTTCAGTGGCCTCAGGTTTTAGACGTGCAGATTTTGAGCGATATGCCGCAGCACTGGAAATAGATGATGACCGATTGATATGGAAGTGGTCGTTCCGTTATATATGGATCATACCAACACATGAGCGTAAAAATTAA
- a CDS encoding NAD(P)/FAD-dependent oxidoreductase — MTNHYDIIICGGGLSGLFAAVSLSHPFKVLVIDPDEYPRHKMCGEYLSAEVYDLLKSQGIDLDELTPAKISDFEITLRNGSRITSPLPLGGYGISRHHLDHSLYQIAMKRCDFVKERVVDLQSAGEVQTVITATDSYTCDQVIVATGKRSILDKKLQRDFIQTKSEWLAVKMHYQFDMPSDKVELHNFEGGYAGLSQVETGAVNLCYLTSYKSFKKFKDIDTFQREVMSRNENLKQFFETATPLWDKPIAISQISFGTKEIKNTDFLFIGDSAGLIHPLCGNGMAMAIHTAHLATLQVTEYLQGKTERPGMIASYSKEWNKVFQSRMRYGSWIQKILIHEKWTRRMYFLLSKLPFLMPMIIKKTHGKPVLP, encoded by the coding sequence GTGACTAACCACTACGATATCATAATTTGCGGCGGCGGCCTATCAGGACTTTTTGCTGCCGTTTCTTTATCCCATCCATTTAAAGTCTTGGTCATCGATCCAGACGAATATCCACGCCATAAGATGTGTGGAGAATATCTAAGTGCTGAAGTTTACGATTTACTCAAAAGTCAAGGAATAGACCTAGACGAATTGACTCCAGCAAAAATTTCTGATTTTGAAATAACCCTTCGCAACGGTAGCCGTATCACATCACCATTACCGCTAGGAGGCTATGGAATTTCACGACATCATCTGGATCACTCACTTTATCAAATAGCAATGAAGCGTTGCGATTTTGTGAAAGAACGAGTGGTGGATTTACAATCTGCTGGTGAGGTTCAAACAGTCATCACGGCAACAGATTCTTATACCTGTGACCAAGTCATTGTCGCAACAGGAAAACGATCGATTCTAGATAAAAAATTACAACGAGACTTTATTCAAACTAAGTCCGAATGGCTGGCGGTCAAAATGCATTATCAGTTTGACATGCCCAGTGATAAAGTTGAGCTCCACAATTTTGAAGGTGGTTATGCTGGACTTTCACAAGTGGAAACTGGTGCCGTGAACTTGTGCTATTTGACAAGTTATAAGTCTTTTAAAAAGTTCAAGGATATTGACACTTTTCAGCGCGAGGTTATGAGCAGGAATGAGAACCTGAAGCAATTCTTTGAAACAGCGACTCCTTTATGGGACAAACCCATTGCCATCTCACAAATTTCCTTTGGTACCAAAGAAATTAAAAACACCGATTTTCTTTTTATAGGCGACAGTGCTGGTTTGATTCATCCTTTATGCGGGAACGGCATGGCGATGGCCATTCACACTGCTCATCTCGCAACACTACAAGTAACCGAATACCTGCAAGGAAAAACAGAAAGACCTGGCATGATTGCATCCTATTCCAAAGAATGGAACAAAGTGTTCCAATCTAGAATGAGATATGGCAGCTGGATCCAAAAAATATTGATTCATGAAAAATGGACTCGTAGGATGTATTTCCTACTTTCTAAACTACCTTTCCTAATGCCTATGATCATTAAGAAAACACACGGTAAACCAGTCCTGCCTTGA
- a CDS encoding beta-ketoacyl-[acyl-carrier-protein] synthase family protein, producing the protein MNSQKSGRVVVTGLGVVAPNAVGVSAFAKALQQGTSGIRFQQQLADLNFGCQVAGTPQVTQEQTDQYLTPLQQRGFKASGMLYGIIAGKQAFEDAGLSIAPKEQALEDFGIIFGTGQSGGEKFREAIHLIDDGKVRRLGSTSVIQTMSSGISAWLAGELGAGNMVTSNSSACSTGTEALIMGYERIAAGKARQMLVGSTSDSGPYIWGGFDAMRILPIHYNENPEQASRPFAADAAGFVPGSGAGAILLESLESALDRGARIYCEVLGGAINAGGHRGDGSMTAPNGAAVQKVIRQSLKDAGIDASEVDAINGHVTATGKDAYEVMNWSKAFDRSGTDFPFMNSFKSSIGHCLAAAGSIELVGSILQIQEQHIFKNNNLNVLHPEISELVDPAKIPNQTIPTKIDLLLKASFGFGDVNACAVLARFKD; encoded by the coding sequence ATGAATTCTCAAAAATCGGGTAGAGTAGTGGTCACTGGATTAGGTGTTGTGGCGCCTAATGCTGTTGGGGTTTCCGCTTTCGCGAAAGCGTTACAGCAAGGAACCAGCGGCATAAGATTCCAACAACAATTAGCCGATTTGAACTTTGGGTGCCAGGTGGCTGGAACTCCGCAAGTGACTCAAGAACAAACCGATCAATATCTCACGCCGCTACAGCAGCGTGGTTTTAAAGCCAGCGGTATGCTCTATGGTATTATAGCTGGTAAGCAAGCTTTTGAGGATGCAGGTTTGAGTATCGCTCCTAAGGAACAAGCTTTGGAAGATTTCGGGATCATTTTTGGAACCGGTCAAAGTGGTGGCGAGAAGTTTAGGGAAGCGATTCATCTTATTGATGATGGCAAAGTACGCAGATTGGGCAGTACTAGTGTGATTCAGACCATGAGCAGTGGTATTAGCGCCTGGCTTGCAGGTGAATTGGGAGCAGGAAATATGGTAACGAGTAATTCCAGTGCTTGTTCTACAGGAACCGAGGCGCTGATTATGGGTTACGAACGTATTGCTGCCGGTAAAGCTAGACAGATGCTCGTGGGATCTACCAGTGATTCAGGACCTTACATTTGGGGTGGATTTGATGCGATGCGCATTTTGCCCATACATTATAATGAGAATCCAGAACAGGCGAGCAGACCTTTTGCAGCAGACGCTGCTGGATTTGTTCCAGGATCTGGTGCTGGAGCTATTCTGTTGGAAAGCTTGGAATCTGCTTTGGATCGCGGCGCCAGAATTTATTGCGAAGTGCTAGGCGGCGCTATTAATGCTGGCGGTCATCGTGGTGATGGCAGCATGACGGCACCTAATGGTGCGGCTGTTCAAAAAGTGATACGACAATCATTGAAAGATGCTGGAATTGATGCGAGTGAAGTGGATGCCATCAACGGACACGTCACCGCTACTGGAAAAGATGCCTATGAAGTGATGAATTGGTCCAAAGCCTTTGACCGATCAGGAACTGATTTCCCGTTTATGAACAGCTTTAAGTCAAGTATTGGACACTGTCTTGCCGCAGCTGGAAGTATTGAATTGGTAGGTAGTATACTTCAGATCCAGGAACAGCACATTTTTAAAAACAATAATCTAAACGTATTACACCCAGAAATTTCAGAATTGGTCGATCCCGCCAAAATTCCAAATCAAACCATACCCACTAAGATTGATCTGCTGTTGAAAGCAAGTTTTGGATTTGGTGATGTGAACGCCTGCGCTGTTCTTGCTAGGTTTAAGGACTGA
- a CDS encoding SDR family oxidoreductase yields MVKDLEQKYGLILGGSSGLGYATAVKCANHGMKLIVIYRSGRAQQESINQSFENLENSTDHLFINADARNDLKIPALMDQIKKHLGNNKLFLFLHSISKGNLKPLTGEHQLTPADFAQTIHSMGINYYSWAQQLISNNLMESTARFLSFTSEGNHKPMKGYAAVSAAKATLEALTRNMALEYAPLGITTNCIQAGVTDTESLQRIPMYEELKKNSLQRNPMNRLTQPQDVANVVYLLCRAEAAFINGSVIKVDGGESLT; encoded by the coding sequence ATGGTAAAAGATCTGGAACAAAAATATGGTTTGATTCTGGGTGGTAGTAGTGGTTTAGGCTATGCTACAGCCGTTAAATGTGCCAACCACGGCATGAAATTGATCGTCATCTATCGTTCAGGTAGAGCGCAACAAGAATCTATTAATCAGAGTTTTGAGAATTTAGAAAACAGTACAGATCATTTATTTATCAATGCAGATGCAAGGAATGATCTCAAAATTCCAGCATTGATGGACCAGATCAAAAAGCATCTGGGCAACAACAAGCTGTTTCTGTTTTTACACAGCATCTCCAAGGGAAATTTAAAGCCATTGACAGGCGAGCATCAACTCACTCCAGCAGACTTTGCGCAGACCATCCATTCTATGGGAATCAATTACTACAGCTGGGCGCAACAATTGATCTCCAATAATCTTATGGAATCAACGGCGAGATTTTTGAGTTTTACAAGTGAAGGAAACCACAAACCCATGAAAGGTTATGCAGCTGTAAGTGCTGCCAAAGCCACGTTGGAAGCGCTCACCAGAAATATGGCTCTGGAATACGCACCACTGGGAATCACCACCAATTGCATACAAGCTGGCGTGACAGATACTGAAAGTCTCCAGCGCATTCCCATGTATGAAGAACTCAAGAAAAACAGCCTGCAGCGCAATCCCATGAACCGCTTGACCCAGCCGCAAGACGTGGCTAACGTGGTCTATTTACTTTGCCGTGCAGAAGCTGCATTTATCAACGGTAGCGTGATCAAAGTCGATGGTGGCGAGTCCCTAACTTAG
- a CDS encoding type III polyketide synthase, with the protein MSVKIKSVATVTPQYYKETAEILPFVETWLADQDERLRRKTIKIFEGAAVDKRYSIMDPIEVFTRTSFEDRNEIYRREVVPLARRAVEKALVKASWNAQDLDYIITVSCTGIMIPSIDAYLINELDMRQDIVRLPVTEMGCVAGISGLIYADNFLRANPNKKAAVVAIEAPTATFQLNDYSMANMVSAAIFGDGCACVLLSSNQNETGPTIKGHEMYHFPDATHMMGFDVVNSGLKMVLDKEVPETIASHFPAIIHPFLKKHGLEIADVDHLIFHPGGKKIVQTVEALFSELGKNIDDTKEVLRLYGNMSSATVLFVLDRFMNREDVAKGDLGLMLSFGPGFTAQRILLEW; encoded by the coding sequence ATGAGCGTAAAAATTAAGAGCGTTGCCACGGTAACACCGCAATATTATAAAGAAACAGCAGAAATTCTTCCTTTTGTAGAGACCTGGCTTGCAGATCAAGACGAACGTCTGCGTCGCAAGACCATCAAGATTTTTGAAGGTGCTGCAGTGGATAAACGTTATTCCATAATGGATCCCATCGAGGTGTTCACGAGAACATCCTTTGAAGATCGTAACGAGATTTATAGGCGAGAAGTCGTCCCACTAGCTAGACGCGCCGTTGAGAAGGCACTGGTAAAGGCCAGCTGGAATGCACAAGATCTGGATTATATCATCACGGTAAGTTGTACGGGAATCATGATACCATCCATCGATGCCTATTTGATCAATGAACTGGACATGCGACAGGATATTGTGCGCTTACCAGTAACCGAAATGGGCTGCGTAGCAGGTATTTCTGGATTGATCTATGCCGATAATTTCCTGCGCGCCAATCCCAACAAAAAAGCCGCTGTGGTAGCAATAGAAGCGCCTACAGCAACCTTCCAACTCAACGACTATTCTATGGCAAACATGGTGAGCGCGGCTATCTTTGGCGATGGTTGTGCCTGTGTGTTGCTCTCCTCAAACCAAAATGAAACCGGTCCTACCATAAAAGGTCACGAGATGTACCATTTTCCAGATGCTACGCATATGATGGGCTTTGACGTGGTCAATAGTGGTCTTAAAATGGTACTAGACAAAGAAGTTCCTGAAACCATTGCTTCTCATTTTCCCGCTATTATTCACCCATTTTTAAAAAAACACGGACTGGAAATAGCAGATGTTGATCATCTTATTTTTCATCCTGGAGGTAAAAAAATAGTGCAAACGGTTGAAGCCCTTTTTAGCGAGTTGGGTAAGAATATTGACGATACAAAAGAAGTACTAAGACTTTACGGCAATATGAGTAGTGCCACGGTTTTATTTGTATTGGACCGTTTTATGAATAGAGAAGATGTTGCTAAAGGCGATCTAGGTTTAATGTTGAGTTTTGGTCCAGGATTTACCGCACAAAGGATTTTGCTGGAATGGTAA